A window of Cygnus atratus isolate AKBS03 ecotype Queensland, Australia chromosome 24, CAtr_DNAZoo_HiC_assembly, whole genome shotgun sequence contains these coding sequences:
- the AMPD1 gene encoding LOW QUALITY PROTEIN: AMP deaminase 1 (The sequence of the model RefSeq protein was modified relative to this genomic sequence to represent the inferred CDS: inserted 5 bases in 5 codons; deleted 9 bases in 8 codons; substituted 2 bases at 2 genomic stop codons): MSRVKIPAEEKEMDEAMRSFAEKVFASEVKDEANRQEISPFDVEEICPISRQEMRTHMMLQESSSTAEKRRKRMLRLKTIALALPXAQKSITRLSTIDEVISTSPLYQXVPDFQRVQITGDYASGVTVEDFEVVCKGLYRALCIREKYMLKSVQRFPRTPSQYLRAIEGDVWRATDAGPVFTPPVKDGQDPFETXNLAEDLGYHLEMKDGXFYIYGDKAAVGRKEPKDRPXPCLEHFVDDMNFLLALIAQGPVKTYAHRRLKFLSXKFQVHEMLNEMEEMKELKNNPHRDFYNCRKVDTHIHAAALHTRKHLLRFIKKSYRVDADRVVYDSKGKQLTLKQLFQQLNLHPYDLTVDSLDVHAGRQTFQRFDKFNAKYNPVGASELRDLYLKTENAINGEYFATIIKEVGSDLEDAKYQYAEPRLSIYGXSAEEWHKLASWFNRHRVYSPNMKWMIQVPRIYDVFRSQNFLPHFGKMLENIFVPVFEATVNPQTHKELSVFLRHITGFDSVDDESKHSGHMFSTKSPKPEQWTSAKNPSYTYYIYYMYANILVLNNLRRQRGMNTFLFRPHCGEAGAITHLLAAFMTADNVSHGLNLKKSPVLQYLYFLAQIPIAMSPLSNNSLFLEYAKNPLPDFHQKGLMVSLSTDDPMQFHFTKEPLMEEYAIAAQVFKLSTCDMCEIARNSVLQCGLSHEEKAKFLGENYQEEGPQGNDIRKTNVAQIRMAYRYETWCYELNLIAEGLKAE, translated from the exons ATGTCACGGGTGAAAATTCCAG cagaagagaaag AGATGGATGAGGCAATGCGCTCCTTCGCAGAGAAGGTCTTTGCCTCTGAGGTGAAAGATGAGGCGAAT AGGCAAGAGATCTCTCCTTTTGATGTGGAAGAGATCTGCCCCATCTCGCGCCAGGAGATGAGAACACACATGATGCTTCAGGAGAGTTCCTCCACAGCAGAAAAGCG GAGGAAGCGCATGCTCCGCCTGAAGACAATTGCACTGGCACTCC GTGCTCAGAAGTCTATAACCAGACTGTCCACTATTGATGAGGTCATCTCTACCTCCCCCCTGTACC CGGTGCCTGACTTCCAGAGGGTACAGATCACAGGGGATTATGCCTCTGGG GTGACAGTTGAAGATTTTGAAGTTGTCTGCAAAGGCCTGTACCGTGCCCTGTGCATTCGGGAGAAATACATGCTGAAGTCTGTGCAGAGATTCCCCAGGACC CCATCTCAGTACCTGCGTGCTATTGAAGGTGATGTCTGGAGGGCAACTGACGCTGGCCCAG TGTTCACCCCGCCAGTGAAGGATGGACAAGATCCCTTTGAAA GGAATCTCGCTGAGGACCTGGGATACCATCTCGAGATGAAGGATGGGTAGTTTTACATCTATGGTGACAAGGCAGCAGTTGGAAGAAAGGAGCCAAAGGACCGGCCCTAACCCTGCCTGGAGCACTTCGTTGATGACATGAACTTCCTCTTGGCCCTGATTGCACAGGGGCCTGT TAAGACCTATGCTCATCGGCGCCTGAAGTTCCTTT TCAAGTTCCAGGTGCACGAAATGCTAAATGAGATGGAGGAGATGAAAGAGCTGAAGAACAACCCCCACCGTGATTTCTACAACTGCCGGAAG GTGGACACACACatccatgctgcagccctgcat ACCAGAAAACACCTTCTGCGTTTTATCAAGAAATCTTACCGTGTGGATGCTGACCGTGTAGTTTATGATTCCAAGGGCAAACAGCTCACcctgaaacagcttttccagcagctcAACCTGCACCCGTATGACCTGACAGTGGATTCC CTGGACGTCCATGCA GGGCGGCAGACGTTTCAGCGCTTTGACAAGTTCAATGCCAAGTACAACCCTGTGGGTGCCAGCGAGCTGCGTGATCTCtatctgaagacagaaaatgctaTCAATGGCGAGTACTTTGCTACCATCATCAAG GAGGTTGGCTCTGATCTGGAGGATGCCAAGTACCAGTATGCGGAGCCTCGCCTCTCAATCTATG GATCAGCTGAGGAGTGGCACAAGCTAGCCAGCTGGTTCAACAGG CATCGGGTCTATTCCCCCAATATGAAATGGATGATCCAAGTACCTAGGATTTA TGATGTGTTCAGATCTCAGAATTTCCTCCCACACTTTGGGAAGATGTTGGAAAATATctttgttccagtgtttgagGCAACTGTCAATCCTCAAACTCACAAGGAGCTGAGTGTCTTTCTACGCCAT ATCACTGGATTTGACAGC GTGGATGATGAATCCAAGCACAGCGGACATATGTTCTCCACTAAAAGTCCAAAGCCAGAGCAGTGGACTTCTGCGAAGAACCCATCCTATACCTACTATATATACTATATGTATGCCAACATCCTGGTGCTTAACAACCTACGCAG GCAGCGTGGTATGAACACATTCCTCTTCCGTCCACACTGTGGGGAAGCT GGGGCCATCACACATCTGCTTGCAGCCTTCATGACAGCAGACAACGTCTCCCATGGTCTAAACCTCAAGAAG AGCCCAGTGTTGCAGTATCTATACTTCCTTGCCCAAATTCCCATTGCTATGTCCCCGCTCAGCAACAACAGCCTCTTCCTGGAATATGCTAAGAATCCATTGCCTGACTTCCACCAGAAGGGCCTCATGGTGTCCCTTTCTACAGATGACCCCATGCAGTTTCATTTTACCAAG gagcccttgATGGAGGAGTACGCCATCGCTGCCCAGGTCTTCAAGCTCAGCACCTGTGACATGTGTGAG ATCGCCAGGAACAGCGTCCTGCAGTGCGGCCTGTCCCATGAG GAGAAAGCCAAGTTCCTGGGTGAGAACTACCAGGAGGAGGGGCCCCAAGGCAACGACATCCGGAAGACAAACGTGGCTCAGATCCGCATGGCCTACCGCTACGAGACCTGGTGCTACGAGCTCAACCTCATCGCCGAGGGCCTGAAAGCCGAGTAG